One window of Scheffersomyces stipitis CBS 6054 chromosome 1, whole genome shotgun sequence genomic DNA carries:
- the COX16 gene encoding Cytochrome oxidase assembly has protein sequence MVYLGGEKVFRGSKEQAAYDKSFAGKYQKLLKKNHFFYFGLPFMLSIVAGSIYLQKFTSVKWEKYDEKYRQLNEEEMLSMIENKREFDKKKDFYRLQGFSNDDYEIVRVKRKKEDEPVW, from the exons ATGGTTTACTTGGGAGGAGAGAAAGTTTTCCGCGGAAGTAAGGAACAAGCTGCATATGACAAGTCATTTGCCGGAAAATaccagaagttgttgaagaaaaaccATTTTTTTTACTTTGGTTTACCATTTATGCTTTCGATAGTGGCCGGTTCCATCTATCTACAGAAATTTACTAGTGTGAAATGGGAGAAGTATGACGAAAAGTATCGCCAGTTGaatgaagaggaaatgTTGTCAATGATTGAGAACAAGCGTGAAtttgacaagaagaaggattTCTACAGATTACAAGGGTT TTCCAACGACGACTACGAGATTGTCAGGgtgaagagaaagaaggaagatgaGCCAGTATGGTAA
- the HYR6.1 gene encoding hyphally regulated cell wall protein, which produces MLFRKYILAVLTLITSVMARTITTNTIDRGAISLGLGDTIIEDGVYWSIIDNLATAFAGNVDVGSGSGLYISGLNPLLSMSVTLLSGSLTNDGIISLNAVQSLLAPTYSLVGISFTNNGEMYLGADGSFGSPNIQITAPIWNNNGLLVFYQKTRSSASIELGTSGLDIKNNGQICFFNELYTQRTNIVGTGCITLDENSSIFLSNTLLNIDTNQVFYLADSASSIQVHAISFSKTYNVAGFGNGNKIGLDVTLVNLPPLLNGYTYDTKTGILTLRGGGVLSPMNFNIGLGYNPSLFKIVTDDNTGIIRIPAGAVTYSGPPPNSVPSVCQPCKKLPPAPGTSATEFTTTATSTNSDGFTCTEVDDIIVSTDKSNSWFTSTSTITAGCISNPTNTITST; this is translated from the coding sequence ATGTTGTTTCGAAAATACATTCTTGCAGTGCTTACCTTGATAACTAGCGTGATGGCTAGAACTATCACTACAAATACTATAGATCGTGGGGCTATCTCTCTTGGACTTGGGGATACAATCATTGAAGATGGCGTCTATTGGTCAATCATCGATAACCTAGCTACCGCATTTGCAGGTAATGTTGATGTCGGTTCTGGCTCTGGATTATATATCAGCGGTCTCAATCCTTTACTTTCTATGCTGGTAACTCTTTTGCTGGGTTCTCTTACTAATGACGGTATTATATCTCTAAATGCGGTCCAATCTTTACTCGCTCCAACATACAGTCTTGTCGGTATCTCGTTCACCAATAATGGTGAAATGTACTTAGGCGCAGACGGTTCATTCGGTTCACCTAATATCCAGATTACCGCCCCAATATGGAACAATAACGGTTTGTTGGTTTTCTATCAAaaaacaagatcttcagcAAGTATAGAATTGGGTACATCGGGTCTTGACATAAAAAATAACGGCCAGATTTGTTTTTTCAATGAATTGTACACTCAGAGAACGAATATTGTAGGGACTGGTTGCATTACTTTAGATGAAAACTCCAGTATTTTCTTATCGAATACCCTTTTGAATATTGACACCAATCAGGTCTTTTATTTGGCAGATTCTGCTTCTTCCATCCAAGTTCATGCCATCAGTTTTTCGAAGACATACAATGTAGCTGGCTTTGGAAATGGGAACAAAATTGGTTTAGATGTCACACTTGTTAATCTTCCTCCTTTACTCAATGGTTATACATACGATACAAAAACCGGTATCTTGACTCTTCGTGGTGGCGGCGTTCTACTGCCCatgaacttcaatattggtTTAGGTTACAATCCATCTCTATTCAAAATTGTCACTGATGACAACACAGGAATAATTCGGATTCCTGCTGGTGCAGTAACCTACTCTGGTCCTCCACCAAATTCAGTTCCATCGGTATGTCAACCATGCAAGAAACTTCCACCTGCTCCAGGAACAAGTGCCACTGAGTTCACCACTACTGCAACttccaccaattctgatggatTTACATGtacagaagttgatgacaTCATAGTTTCAACAGACAAAAGCAACTCTTGGTTCACCAGTACATCCACTATTACTGCTGGGTGCATTTCTAATCCCACAAACACCATCACGTCCACA
- the DAK1.2 gene encoding Dihydroxyacetone kinase 1 (Glycerone kinase 1) (DHA kinase 1) has translation MNKHFLPANSSQLVPNCLKGLLTENDNLSLLEKEKVIFNNQFDSKKVSLIGGGGSGHEPGWSGLVGTGMLTSAAQGEVFACSNCNNILAAEKVTHSDAGVIFIITNYTGDNLYFGMATQELISRFGDDKVKLLKVADDVAVGRQKGAKVGRRTLAGYTLVSKIMGAASNLGYSIDFIYQIGSCVAKNIASINAGLDHVHIPGHSTEGDYGKLNANQIEIGLGIHNEPGVLKLNFIPTNEELVSVLLKYILDETDVDRGFFNYDEDDEIVLLFNNLGGIPIIEEKGLLFTVVEALETNYNISPSRVYSGPFLTSLNAPIFTISLFNVTKAAGKEFGTTLLFDLLDHPTVASGWARSHYSNPGRSTYKSRIIKDFKGYEEMETSSHVDVRIDQALLKRIIKTSAKNVIDREPDITVWDTKMGDGDCGKTLETGANAVIQALERGAFEDGSVINAIQVVLKIIKEDMGGTLGAILFIFVRGFLNNFEKLIEITDSVNTFTYSEALKKATEVLNKFSTARIGDRTIMDVLVPFVEEFYKTHDIELAISVAQEAAENTRKLTPKLGRATYVGIDDQTEFPPDPGAYGVYEIIRAFQLINH, from the coding sequence ATGAACAAACACTTTTTACCCGCCAATTCTTCTCAATTGGTTCCCAACTGCCTCAAAGGTTTACTCACCGAGAATGACAACTTGTCCCTTTtagaaaaagagaaagtgatcttcaacaaccagTTCGATAGCAAAAAGGTCTCGTTGATTGGTGGAGGAGGTTCAGGACATGAACCAGGATGGTCTGGATTAGTTGGCACTGGTATGTTAACAAGTGCAGCTCAAGGTGAAGTGTTCGCTTGCTCCAATTGCAACAACATTTTGGCTGCCGAGAAGGTGACTCATTCCGATGCCGGTGTCATTTTTATTATCACCAATTATACTGGCGATAACTTGTACTTTGGAATGGCAACCCAAGAATTAATTTCCAGATTTGGAGACGATAAGGTCAAACTTTTGAAAGTTGCGGACGATGTTGCTGTCGGAAGACAAAAGGGTGCTAAAGTTGGCCGCCGTACATTAGCCGGTTACACCTTGGTGTCTAAAATTATGGGTGCTGCTAGCAATCTTGGTTACTCGATTGACTTTATTTATCAGATTGGATCTTGTGTTGCCAAAAACATTGCTTCAATAAATGCTGGTTTGGATCATGTTCATATACCTGGGCATTCGACTGAAGGGGACTACGGTAAGCTCAATGCaaaccaaattgaaatagGTCTAGGAATTCACAACGAACCAGGGGTGCtcaaattgaattttaTCCCAACAAACGAAGAGTTGGTATCTGTATTATTGAAAtatattcttgatgaaaCCGATGTGGATCGGGGCTTCTTCAActatgatgaagacgacgaaaTAGTTCTTCTATTTAATAATCTTGGAGGAATTCCAATTATTGAGGAAAAAGGGTTGTTATTCACAGTTGTTGAGGCTCTTGAGACAAATTACAATATTTCCCCATCTAGGGTTTACTCAGGACCTTTTCTTACTTCCTTAAACGCACCAATCTTTACTATATCCTTATTCAACGTTACTAAGGCTGCTGGAAAGGAATTCGGTACCACACTTTTATTTGATTTACTTGATCACCCAACAGTTGCAAGTGGTTGGGCACGCTCACATTATAGTAATCCTGGAAGAAGCACCTACAAGAGTAGAATTATTAAGGATTTTAAAGGATacgaagaaatggaaacTTCGTCCCACGTTGACGTTAGAATTGATCAAGCTTTGCTTAAAAGAATTATTAAGACTTCTGCTAAAAATGTAATCGACAGGGAGCCTGACATCACTGTTTGGGATACTAAAATGGGTGATGGAGATTGTGGCAAGACTTTGGAGACAGGAGCAAATGCTGTGATTCAAGCTTTGGAAAGAGGTGCTTTTGAAGATGGGTCTGTTATAAATGCAATACAAGTagtattgaaaattatCAAAGAGGACATGGGAGGTACATTAGGTGCCATTTTGTTCATCTTTGTAAGAGGATTCCTTAATAAttttgagaagttgatcgaAATCACAGATTCAGTTAACACGTTTACATATTCCGAAGCTTTGAAAAAAGCTACTGAAGTATTGAACAAATTTTCCACCGCCAGAATAGGCGACAGAACTATAATGGACGTTTTAGTTCCTTTTGTTGAGGAATTTTACAAAACCCATGATATTGAGTTGGCCATTTCAGTGGCCCAAGAGGCCGCTGAAAACACCAGAAAACTAACTCCAAAGTTAGGAAGAGCCACATACGTTGGAATTGATGATCAAACTGAATTTCCTCCAGACCCAGGTGCTTACGGCGTCTATGAAATTATTAGAGCTTTTCAATTAATTAATCATTGA
- the XUT2 gene encoding Sugar transporter (xylose transporter (tentative) similarity to GXS1 (STL1)), with the protein MKYFQIWKSGKQVSYAVTFTCELAFILFGIEQGIIGNLINNQDFLNTFGNPTGSYLGIIVSIYTLGCFFGCVMNFFIGDRMGRRSKIASSMTVITIGVALQCSSFSVEQLMIGRFITGLGTGWETSTCPMYQAELSPPKVRGRLVCSEALFVGVGLIYAYWFDYALSFTSGPIAWRLPLASQIVFAFVVFCFTFTIPESPRYMFYKGEKEEAKRILSYVFGKPGDHPDILKEWNDINDAVILETSEGAFSWAKLFKPDKARTGYRVFLAYMSMFAQQLSGVNVVNYYITFVLINSVGIEDNLALILGGVAVICFTVGSLVPTFFADRMGRRLPSAVGAFGCGVCMMLISILLSFQDNPKLKKSSGAGAVAFFFVFQLVFGSTGNCIPWSMISELIPLHARAKGSSLATSSNWLWNFFVVEITPTIIEKLKWKAYLIFMCCNFSFVPMFYFFFPETKNLTLEAIDDLFS; encoded by the coding sequence ATGAAGTATTTTCAAATCTGGAAATCAGGCAAACAAGTAAGCTACGCTGTTACATTCACTTGTGAATTGgcatttattctttttggTATTGAACAGGGTATTATTGGTAATCTTATTAACAACCAGGACTTCCTAAACACTTTTGGAAACCCCACCGGTAGTTATTTAGGTATTATCGTTTCTATCTATACCTTAGGGTGTTTTTTTGGTTGTGTtatgaacttcttcattggtgaTCGAATGggcagaagaagcaaaattGCTTCCTCAATGACAGTTATCACAATTGGTGTTGCTCTTCAATGTAGTTCCTTTTcagttgaacaattgatGATTGGAAGATTTATCACTGGGCTTGGAACTGGTTGGGAAACTTCTACTTGTCCAATGTATCAGGCAGAACTTTCACCTCCAAAAGTTAGAGGACGTTTGGTGTGCTCAGAAGCATTgtttgttggagttggttTAATCTATGCATATTGGTTTGATTATGCTCTTTCTTTCACTTCTGGTCCTATTGCATGGAGACTTCCTCTTGCCTCTCAGATTGTGTTCGCCtttgttgttttctgtTTCACTTTCACAATACCCGAATCCCCTAGATACATGTTTTACAAAggagagaaagaagaagccaaaaGAATTTTATCTTATGTCTTTGGAAAGCCAGGAGATCATCCTGACATTCTTAAGGAATGGAATGATATTAATGATGCTGTTATTTTGGAAACTTCAGAAGGAGCTTTCTCGTGGGCAAAACTTTTCAAGCCCGATAAGGCAAGAACTGGATACAGAGTCTTCTTGGCATACATGAGCATGTTTGCGCAACAGTTGAGTGGTGTTAATGTAGTTAATTACTATATTACATTTGTTTTGATTAACAGTGTTGGCATCGAAGACAACTTGGCCCTAATTCTTGGTGGTGTTGCCGTCATCTGTTTCACTGTTGGTTCATTAGTTCCTACTTTCTTTGCTGATAGGATGGGAAGAAGATTGCCTTCAGCAGTTGGAGCTTTTGGCTGTGGTGTTTGTATGATGCTAATTTCAATCTTATTAAGTTTTCAAGACAAtccaaagttgaagaagagcagTGGAGCTGGTGCTGTGGCTTTCTTTttcgttttccaacttgtcttCGGCTCCACTGGTAATTGTATTCCATGGCTGATGATTTCAGAGCTTATCCCCCTTCATGCACGTGCTAAAGGATCTTCATTAGCTACATCAAGTAACTGGCTTTGGAATTTCTTTGTTGTTGAGATCACTCCAACTAtcattgaaaagttgaagtggAAAGCATATTTGATCTTTATGTGCTGCAACTTCTCCTTCGTACCAATGTtttactttttctttccCGAGACAAAGAACCTTACTTTAGAAGCCATTGACGATTTGTTCTCA
- the SOR3 gene encoding Sorbitol dehydrogenase (L-iditol 2-dehydrogenase) (sorbitol dehydrogenase similar to L-arabinitol 4-dehydrogenase), which translates to MSPSKESLKFSKENTCLKLTSDRQLVIDSEPIPICGRNEVLVHIKCTGICGSDIHVWKAGGIGNLQLKSDLILGHECSGEIIHIGSEVTEDFEIGNKVAIEPQLPCGICFLCTNGNMNLCLNVDFMGMPGMPGRSPSIHGSIQRYKTLDPRFVYKLPDNVTYEEGALVEVLSVGYHGIQKAGGLELGKPCAIAGCGPIGLATLILAEAAGAYPIVVTDVSQEKLNFAKSLVPSVYTYKVQTNLSPKESAENVRKLFGKTEYEMPSVVLECTGVASSINTCAYIVRRKGCLTILGVSGRNEIDGFPFMQLSFGEVDVRFINRYHDSWPPVINLIASGKIDVKKFVTHTFPLEKAHVALETVSNPAISTIKVMVKDDEDSLTL; encoded by the coding sequence ATGTCCCCATCAAAAGAATCGTTGAAATTCTCCAAGGAGAACACTTGTCTAAAGCTTACTTCGGATCGTCAATTGGTAATAGACAGCGAGCCAATTCCCATCTGTGGACGAAATGAAGTATTGGTTCATATCAAATGCACTGGTATCTGTGGATCAGATATCCATGTTTGGAAGGCAGgtggaattggaaatttGCAACTTAAATCAGATTTGATTCTTGGACATGAGTGTTCTGGCGAAATCATTCATATTGGAAGTGAAGTAACCGAAGACTTTGAGATAGGTAACAAGGTGGCTATCGAACCTCAACTTCCTTGTGGTATATGCTTCCTTTGCACCAACGGTAACATGAACTTATGTTTGAATGTTGACTTCATGGGCATGCCTGGTATGCCCGGAAGGCTGCCTTCCATTCATGGAAGCATACAGAGATATAAGACATTGGATCCAAGGTTTGTTTACAAACTTCCTGATAATGTGACTTACGAGGAAGGTGCTTTGGtagaagttctttctgttgGTTATCATGGTATCCAGAAGGCAGGTGGTTTGGAATTGGGAAAGCCTTGTGCTATTGCCGGTTGTGGTCCAATTGGTTTGGCTACTTTGATTCTTGCTGAAGCAGCTGGAGCTTACCCAATAGTTGTAACTGATGTCTCTcaagagaaattgaactttgCAAAGTCATTGGTTCCTTCCGTATACACTTACAAGGTTCAGACAAACTTGAGTCCAAAAGAAAGTGCAGAAAATGTTAGAAAACTCTTCGGTAAAACTGAGTACGAAATGCCTAGTGTAGTTTTGGAATGCACTGGtgttgcttcttctatcaaTACTTGTGCTTACATTGTAAGAAGAAAGGGATGCTTAACTATTTTGGGAGTTTCAGGTAGAAATGAGATTGATGGATTCCCATTCATGCAGCTTTCATTCGGGGAAGTCGATGTGAGGTTTATCAACAGATACCATGACTCATGGCCACCTGTTATTAATTTGATCGCAAGTGGAAAGATTGATGTAAAGAAATTTGTCACTCATACCTTCCCTCTTGAAAAAGCTCACGTCGCTCTTGAAACTGTCAGCAACCCTGCTATCAGCACAATCAAGGTTATGGTtaaagatgatgaagattctcTAACCTTGTAG
- the DHA1 gene encoding Dihydroxyacetone synthase (DHAS) (TKL2) (Formaldehyde transketolase) (Glycerone synthase) (Dihydroxyacetone synthase (DHAS) (Formaldehyde transketolase) (Glycerone synthase) (TKL) (TKT) (TK 1)): MTQTERHKDLENYKILHPYILKVFRVLIADLVQQFNGGHPGGAMGMAAIGVALWKYVLNFSPNNPDYFNRDRFVLSNGHACLFQYAFHHLVGYKHMTMDQLKTYHSTHLESYCPGHPENEHPAIEVTTGALGQGVSNAVGLAIASKNLQATYNKPGYEVVSNHTFCMVGDACLQEGISLEAISLAGHLGLNNLTVIYDNNQVTCDGSVDLTNTENMNDKFKACNWKVIEIENGSEDVMAIVAALQKSKESSDKPTFINVHTSIGIGSNIEGQANAHGASFGEAEVDRLHQVYGFDPKNRIHIPEDVYQFFCDISSRGDILEVEWKSLVKRYGENYPELGADFARRVKGELPEDWASLIPKEFPTSDTASRASSGMIINPISSAINSLIVGTADLSPSVNLAYKDKLDFQNPRIKTTCGINGDYSGRYIHYGVREHAMAAIANGIAAFNRGTFIPCTSTFLMFYLYAAPAVRYGALSKLQVIHVATHDSIGIGEDGPTHQPIALPALYRAMPNLNYIRPCDSQEVAGAWEVAIRSKEMPTIISLSRHKLTQFPQNSKRDLVAKGAYSFHKEEDSMLNIIGVGSEMVFAVESAKLLNDRGIKTSVISFPSQYLFNKQPLEYKRSLLKRGKVPTVVIEAYTANGWERYATAGINMKTFGKSLPGPDTYRYFGFESSTIADKIEQYVAEWQTDDQIRLEFQDLN; encoded by the coding sequence ATGACTCAGACTGAAAGACACAAAGATTTAGAAAACTATAAGATTCTTCACCCTTACATCCTAAAGGTGTTCAGAGTTTTGATTGCGGATCTCGTACAGCAATTCAATGGTGGACATCCAGGAGGTGCTATGGGTATGGCTGCAATTGGTGTTGCTTTGTGGAAGTATGTATTAAACTTCTCTCCAAACAACCCCGACTACTTTAACAGGGACAGATTTGTACTTTCGAATGGACATGCATGTTTGTTCCAATATGCTTTTCACCATTTAGTTGGTTACAAGCACATGACCATGGACCAGTTGAAAACGTATCATTCTACCCACTTGGAGTCTTACTGTCCTGGACATCCAGAAAATGAACACCCAGCTATTGAAGTTACCACTGGAGCCTTGGGACAAGGTGTTTCTAATGCAGTTGGTTTGGCTATTGCTAGTAAGAACTTGCAAGCTACTTACAACAAGCCAGGTtatgaagttgtttctaaCCATACCTTCTGTATGGTTGGTGACGCTTGTTTGCAAGAAGGAATTTCATTGGAAGCAATTTCTTTAGCAGGACACTTGGGCTTGAACAATTTAACAGTAATTTATGATAATAACCAAGTGACTTGTGACGGCTCAGTTGATTTAACCAACACTGAAAACATGAATGACAAATTCAAGGCTTGCAATTGGAAGgtaattgaaattgaaaatggttCAGAGGATGTAATGGCAATTGTCGCTGCTCTTCAGAAATCTAAAGAGTCTTCGGATAAACCTACTTTCATTAATGTTCACACTTCCATTGGTATCGGTTCCAACATTGAAGGTCAAGCCAATGCTCATGGAGCTTCGTTTGgtgaagctgaagttgacaGACTTCATCAGGTCTATGGCTTCGATCCAAAAAACCGTATTCATATTCCAGAAGACGTCTATCAATTCTTTTGtgatatttcttcaagaggTGATATCTTAGAAGTTGAGTGGAAATCGTTGGTTAAAAGGTATGGAGAGAATTATCCTGAGTTGGGTGCCGATTTTGCTAGACGTGTAAAGGGTGAACTTCCTGAGGATTGGGCTTCATTAATTCCTAAAGagtttccaacttctgatACTGCCTCTAGAGCTTCAAGTGGTATGATTATTAATCCAATTTCTCTGGCAATCAATAGCTTGATTGTTGGTACTGCTGATCTTTCGCCGTCGGTTAACTTGGCATACAAAGATAAGTTGGATTTTCAAAACCCAAGAATTAAGACTACTTGTGGAATCAATGGAGACTATTCTGGAAGATATATTCATTATGGGGTGAGAGAGCATGCAATGGCTGCAATCGCTAACGGTATTGCAGCTTTCAATCGAGGAACCTTCATTCCTTGCACTTCTACTTTCTTAATGTTTTACTTGTACGCTGCGCCAGCAGTTAGATATGGGGCCTTGTCGAAATTGCAAGTTATTCATGTGGCAACGCATGATTCAATTGGtattggagaagatggtCCCACTCATCAACCTATTGCTTTGCCTGCATTGTATAGAGCAATGCCGAATCTCAACTACATACGTCCATGTGACTCACAAGAGGTAGCAGGGGCTTGGGAAGTTGCAATCCGCTCCAAAGAAATGCCAACTATTATTTCCTTGTCAAGACACAAGCTCACTCAATTTCCTCAGAATTCGAAGAGAGACCTTGTGGCCAAAGGTGCTTATTCTTTtcacaaagaagaagactcaaTGTTGAACATTATTGGAGTTGGATCAGAAATGGTTTTCGCGGTTGAGTCAGCCAAGTTATTGAATGATAGAGGAATCAAAACTTCAGTCATTTCGTTCCCATCTCAGTACCTATTCAACAAGCAGCCATTGGAATACAAGAGATCATTATTGAAAAGAGGAAAAGTACCTACTGTCGTTATCGAAGCTTACACTGCCAACGGATGGGAGAGATACGCTACTGCTGGTATTAACATGAAAACTTTCGGTAAATCTCTACCAGGCCCAGACACCTACAGGTACTTCGGATTCGAATCACTGACCATAGCTGACAAGATCGAACAATATGTTGCAGAGTGGCAAACTGATGACCAGATTCGCCTTGAGTTCCAGGATTTAAATTAG